The Actinomycetota bacterium region CTGCGGCCCTCCAGGAACTCGAGCGACGCGCCCCCGCCCGTGCTCATGAAATCGACCTCGGCCTCGAGGCCGACCGAGGCGAGCGCGGCCGCGGTGTCCCCCCCGCCCGTGACCGTGTACCCCTCACAGATCGCTACCGCTTGCGCCAGGGCGCGCGTGCCCATGGCGAACGCGAGGTTCTCGAAGACCCCCATCGGGCCGTTCCAGAACAGCGAGGCCGCATCGGTCACCACATCGGCGAAGCGCTTCGAAGAACCGGGGCCGATGTCCAGGCCCATGGACCCCGCCGGGATCGCGTCGACGCCCACGCGCTCACCGTCCTGGGCCTGGGCCGAGTCGGCCACCACGACGTCGGTCGGGAGCATGATGCGCCCGTCCGCCTCGGCGAGGACCTGGGATACCTCGTCCAGGCTGGC contains the following coding sequences:
- the pgk gene encoding phosphoglycerate kinase, which produces FNPGETSNDPGFAGGLASLGDLYVNDAFGASHRAHASIVGIPERIPGCAGFLLSEEIDTLSGFLNDPPRPFVVVLGGAKVADKLGVVRNLLGRADRILVGGGMCFTFLRAQGHDVGRSLVDEASLDEVSQVLAEADGRIMLPTDVVVADSAQAQDGERVGVDAIPAGSMGLDIGPGSSKRFADVVTDAASLFWNGPMGVFENLAFAMGTRALAQAVAICEGYTVTGGGDTAAALASVGLEAEVDFMSTGGGASLEFLEGRSLPGIEALMEHGKDRA